In the Streptomyces formicae genome, one interval contains:
- a CDS encoding alpha/beta fold hydrolase: MFLHYWGGSARTWDLVVEGLAGRDIITVDFRGWSRSGGLPGPYTLRQLADDTLAVLADAGVADYLLVGHSLGGKVAQLIAATRPAALRGIVLVGPGPAKPPARITPAYGQALAHAYDSAESVADARDRILTATDLPEAVKARIVADSRGGADAARTEWPLRGIAEDICEHTRMISVPALVVAGENDQVEPVDVLVDNLMPCLTGADFMVIPKTGHLIPLEAPAELVDAITAFAPTD; encoded by the coding sequence ATGTTCCTGCACTACTGGGGCGGTTCCGCCCGTACCTGGGACCTCGTCGTCGAGGGCCTCGCGGGTCGCGACATCATCACCGTCGACTTCCGCGGGTGGAGCCGCTCGGGCGGCCTGCCCGGTCCCTATACGCTCCGTCAGCTCGCCGACGACACCCTCGCCGTGCTCGCCGACGCGGGCGTCGCCGACTACCTGCTCGTCGGGCATTCCCTGGGAGGCAAGGTCGCGCAGCTCATCGCGGCGACCCGGCCCGCGGCCCTGCGCGGGATCGTCCTCGTCGGCCCTGGCCCGGCGAAGCCCCCGGCGCGGATCACCCCCGCGTACGGGCAGGCCCTTGCGCACGCGTACGACTCCGCCGAGTCCGTCGCCGACGCACGGGACCGCATCCTCACCGCGACCGACCTGCCCGAAGCCGTCAAGGCGCGGATCGTGGCCGATTCACGCGGCGGCGCCGACGCCGCCCGCACGGAGTGGCCGCTGCGCGGCATCGCGGAGGACATCTGCGAGCACACCCGCATGATCAGCGTGCCCGCTCTCGTCGTCGCCGGAGAGAACGACCAGGTCGAGCCGGTCGACGTACTCGTCGACAACCTGATGCCGTGCCTCACCGGGGCCGACTTCATGGTGATACCGAAGACGGGTCACCTGATCCCACTGGAAGCCCCGGCCGAGCTCGTCGACGCGATCACGGCTTTCGCGCCGACGGACTGA
- a CDS encoding STAS domain-containing protein: MLFPYQVTSHLVVPVEDIIDIANAPGLRVEFTRLVERTSARSVIIDLRPAVLTLAGVEVLEDTHAAAVHRSLPLGVSAPHRLARKVLHLTGADRLFPVHPDLPTALQPP; this comes from the coding sequence ATGCTTTTCCCTTATCAAGTCACCAGTCATCTGGTTGTCCCCGTCGAGGACATCATCGACATCGCCAACGCGCCGGGCCTGCGGGTGGAGTTCACGCGCCTGGTGGAGCGGACGTCCGCCCGCTCGGTCATCATCGACTTGCGTCCGGCCGTGCTCACCCTCGCCGGCGTCGAGGTCCTGGAGGACACCCACGCCGCGGCCGTACATCGCAGCCTGCCCCTGGGGGTCAGCGCGCCGCACCGGCTGGCCCGCAAGGTGCTGCACCTCACCGGCGCCGACCGTCTCTTCCCCGTCCACCCGGACCTACCCACCGCCCTGCAACCACCCTGA